One genomic window of Acidobacteriota bacterium includes the following:
- a CDS encoding DedA family protein, which translates to MIEQFIRQYGLMAVFVGVAVEGDATMIFAGVSAHLNLLSFFSVCIVGTVAGWVGDTFYYLLGRFAGGYFNKGAKIASASTKAERFTKKFGVWSIFLSRFIWGTRMATMAFWGFHHLSFIRYAIVDLIGCMLWATLLGSLGYCFSKSAELLIGRVRQLEIWLLAAFMITIILVLIFHLIYKKRRRKTLAGLD; encoded by the coding sequence ATGATTGAGCAATTTATCCGACAGTATGGTCTGATGGCGGTCTTCGTTGGAGTGGCCGTGGAGGGAGACGCCACCATGATCTTTGCGGGTGTTTCTGCTCATCTTAACCTGCTGAGTTTTTTTAGTGTTTGCATAGTTGGAACAGTCGCAGGATGGGTCGGGGACACCTTCTATTATCTCCTCGGAAGATTCGCCGGAGGCTATTTCAATAAAGGAGCGAAAATTGCCTCTGCTTCTACGAAAGCGGAGCGTTTCACGAAAAAGTTCGGCGTCTGGAGCATCTTTCTGTCGAGGTTCATCTGGGGGACCAGGATGGCCACAATGGCTTTCTGGGGATTTCATCATCTTTCCTTCATCCGATACGCAATTGTCGATCTCATCGGATGCATGCTCTGGGCCACGCTCCTGGGAAGTCTTGGCTACTGCTTTAGCAAGAGTGCCGAGCTTCTCATCGGAAGAGTAAGACAACTTGAGATCTGGCTTCTGGCTGCCTTCATGATCACGATCATCCTGGTACTGATCTTCCACCTCATCTATAAGAAGAGGAGAAGAAAGACCCTTGCTGGTCTTGATTGA